The nucleotide window ATGGAGTGATTATCTCATAAACGCAGAGCCGGGCGAAGGAAACCATCATCGGGGCGCGAGCACTCGTGTATCGCCGCGGCGGACTCGCCACATGTCACCAAAGTCGTCTTGACAGAAAGAAGATCGACCGTCACGTGCGACGATTCATGTGAAAAATGCAGGGGTTGACAGAGATTATCAAGTTCAGTACATTTCGCTATCAATAGCGGTCATACGATACGATTATCGCGAAATTGAATCTGGTTTGATTGTGACACGCAGGTTTGGTTCTTCCTCAATGAGTTCCCCGTTTTGCATCACTCATTCAACACCAAGGAGGCCGGTCCATGTTTCCTCATCAACAAGAGGTTCGTGTTCCTACCCGCATTCTCGGCGCAATGGCAGCCGCGACCCTACTCTGGGTCCCGCTCGCGTCCGCTGAGAGTTCCCCGTCGCACGTCGCGATGAATCATCAGCTTCCCGCGTGGGCGGAGCAGCTGAAGGGACAGACCATTGTCGAAGACACGATGTCCGGGAAGGGAGATCGGGCCGCAATGGTCGAGCAGCAGCATCAGCGCGTCATGGAACATCTGGCTCAAGACCCGCAGATTCAGGGGATCAACACGGGCATGTACAATACCACGTCCATGATGCACCAGTATGGAGCCGGTGGTCAGGACATGCTCCTGGTTTCCGATCCACGAGTGGAGCCGGTTTCTACGACCGGAGGTGGAAAGTGTCCCGCGACTGCGCCGGTCAAGCAGTATAACGTGTCAGCGATCAACGTCGAGATTACGCTCAACCAATGGCTCGATTTTTATCCTGGGTATATGTATGTCCTGGAGGAGAATCTCGACAAGGTCCGGGCGGAAGAGAACAAGAACAAAGAAGCTCGTGAAAAGGAGGGCTTCGATCCGGGCGCCGTCATTCCTGGCGTGCAGGCGCAATGGATTCAACCGCTCGTCATTCGCGGCAATCAGGGCGACTGTGTCAAGATCAAGTTGGCCAACAAGCTGGAAGAGGGAGGGGGGCCGGTCAGCCTGCACATTCACGGATCCAGCATGGTCGTGAGCGCCACGGGTGCCGCGGCGACGACGACCAATCCCGACACGATCGTCGATGAAAAGAAGAGCGTCGATTTTGAGTGGTATATCCATCCCAGCACACAGGAAGGCGTCCGCCAGTTCCATACCTTCAGCCAGGATCGCGAATTGACCGTCATGGGCATGTTCGGCGCATTCGTGGTCGAGCCGAGAGGATCGAACTACCTCGAGGCGCTGGGCTCCGGAGACGCGACGCCTGCCAACAGCGGTTGGCAGGTCATGATCCAAAACGGCACCGGGCCGGACTTCCGCGAGTTCGTGCTGATCTACCACGAGGTCGGTGACGAGGCGTTTCGGCCGGTCAACAAGAAGGGCGACTTCCTTCCTCAGCGCGACCCCTTGACCGACGCCTACCGTCCGGGCGGTCGGGCGATCAACTATCGCAGCGAGCCCTTCGGCATCAACAACATGCATGTGCAGCACGAATATTTTGGTTTCGAAGACGAGTCCATGGGGTATAGCTCCTACACTTTCGGCGATCCATCCCCGACGATTCCCCGCTCCTATATGGGCGATCCCGCGAAGTTCCGGCTGGTCCACGGCGGTTCGGAGGTGTTCCATAGCCACCACCCGCACGGAGGAACGATTCGGTGGCCGCGCAGCCCGCGGGCGATCGACGATATGAATCTTTGGGCCACGGCCGTCAACGGACCGGTCAAGTATCCGGTGATCCGCCATAAGACCGATCGCGTCGATGTCGAAGTCATCGGCCCGTCAGAGGCTCTTGACCTGGAGACGGAGTGCGGATCAGGGCTCTGCCAGCAGCTCGCCGGCGACTTCCTCTTCCATTGTCACGTGGCACATCATTATGTGGCAGGGATGTGGGGTTACTGGCGTGTGTACAACACGATCCAGCAGGGGGATTTGCGCAACGATGTCATGCCGGATTTGCGCGAACTCCCCGATCGCAAGGGCCGCATCAAGACTCCGATCTCGTCCGACAAGCTCATCGGCCAGACCGTCGATTGGTTCGGCAGTCAGTTCAAGATCGTGGACAAGGGGAAGAGCAACTGGAAGGGGAATCCGGCCACGATTACGATCAAGGATTGGGTTGAAATGCAGCTCCCCACGGCCGGGAAGCCCGGGCACAAGGATGACGAGAAGGGCCAGATCGTCTCCTACGATGCGACCGTGCTCGATTGGATCTGGGAAGGCACTCGTGCCATGAGCGAAAAGGAGAGCACGACCGATAACCCAAAGTATAAATCCACCCATCCCGGCAAGCGGCATCCGATCATGTTCGAACCGCTGACGGGAAAAGTGGCGTGGCCCCATCTGACCCCCCATTTCGGCAAGCGCGTCATGTTCTCGCCGAACCATGTCGGGGCGCCCTGGTTGGAGATGATCCGCCGGGATGCCGGCGGCGATGAAAGTGTCGATCAAGCGGTGCCGGGTGAAAATGGCAACTGGAGTCTCTGTCCGGTCAACGCTGGACGCAAGAACTACAACGTCCATTTCATTAAGCTGCCCATCAAGATCGCCAAGGCTCAGGGGAAGGAGCCGCCGGTCGTGGATCCGAACGGGTTGATCTACGTGCTCCACGAAGAAGAAGCGGCAATCAGGGCGAACGACGACTTGAAGTATCCGCTGGTCGTTCGCGGCAACATCTACGATTGCGTGGACTGGACGTTGACCAGCGAGTGGGACGACGACGACTACACGAATTTCCAGTCCTCGAAGATCAATACTCACTGGCACTTTCTGCAGTTCGACAACCAGGCATCGGACGGCGTGATCACGGGCTTCTCCTATGAACAGTCCGTGCGCCCGTTCACGATGCTGGAAAAGAAAAACGCCAAGGGCCTTCCGGCCCCGATGAACACCGTGTTATCGGCCGCCGCCAAAAAGGGGACGACCACCCTCACGGTGAAGAATGCTAAGCAGTACCATGTGGGCATTCTGATTCTCGTGGGCGCCGACAATGTGAAAGGCAACGAGGTTTCCCGCATCAAGGCCATCAACGGCAACACCATTACGCTGGCCAAGGGACTCAAGAACGATCATCCGGCGAACGATATCGTGACGGTGGAATTCGTCCGGCAGCGGTTCTGGGTCGATGCGGACGTGGGGACCGTGTTCTGGCATGATCACGCGTTCGGCGCGACCACGTGGCCGCACGGCGGATTCGGCACGTTTATCGCCGAGCCGGTCGGCTCGACGTATCACGATCCCAAGACCGGGAAGCTTGTCTGGAGCGGCCCGATTGCCGACATCCATACCAACGAGCCGGTGGGACACGGTGTGAATAACAGCTTCCGTGAACTGATGGTGCAAGTGCACGATACGGTGCCGCATACCGTGAACATCGTGACGGCGGGCAATCCGCCGGGTCAGCCGGTCGAAGTAGCGCTGGAGGCGGGCAAGACCGTCTCGTTCATGATGCCGGAGAAACTGTACATGACGCCGATGCCGTTCCTGAACGGCGGAACCCACACCACGGGAAGCGGCTTGAACTTCCGTGCGGGTCCGATCGCTCAGCGGTTGGCGACCAACCCCGATGTGTCGCAGGCGTTCAACAGCCAGATTCACGGGGATCCGTATACGCCGCTGCTGCGCGCCTATACGGGAGATACGATGGTGTTCAGGCTGTTGCATACGCTCATGAACGAGACGATGACCTGGACCCTCTCCGGTCACACCTTCTGGTCGGAGCGTTATGCGTCGGATGCGAACCGTAAGAACTCGATCCATATCGGGATCGCCGAGCGGTACGACCTGGTCGTGCCGGAAGCGGGTGGCCCGCGGCACCTGGCCGGAGACTACATTCACTTTAACGGCCGGTCCTCGAAGTTCTCCGAAGGCGGTTGGGGCATCATTCGCGTGTACGACAAGGAGCAGGCTGATCTGAAGAAACTGCCGGCCGGCTTCTCGGTCAAGGGCGAGATTCCGAAGGCGTTACCGGTTTGCCCGGCCGATGCGCCGGTCAAGACGTTCAACGTCGTGGCGATGGATTATCCGTCCATGAAATTCAACGCGAAGGCGCCCGAGTCGATCGAGGTAGACTTCGAGCGAAAGATTCAGATCACCAATCCCGAGGCTAAGATCTATGCCTTGGAGGAAGATGTCGCCAAGGTGTCCGGAGAAGCGCAACCGATGCCGCTGACGCTCCGCGTCAATGTCGGCGATTGCGTGAAGGTCAATCTGAAGAACAAGATGAAGGGCAGCAAGGCGTCTTTCTCGGCCATCGGGTTGGTCTTTGACCCGAAGGATTCGATGGGCGCCAATGTCGGCAACAACCCCGGCGATCAGACGATCGCCGCCGGCGGAGAGCGGACCTACACCTACTACGCGGATCCGTTCAACGGCGAGACCACGTCCCTGGTCTGGGACTGGGGCAACGTTATGACCAATCCTCGCAACGGTCTGTTCGGGGCGATCGTAGTCGGTCCGAAGGGTTCCAAGTATCGGGATCCCAAGACCGGCGCCGATCTGACGAACAAGAATGCCTGGGCGGCGGACGTGATCATTGATCGTACCGTGCCGGGCAATGAGATGAGGGCAAACTATCGCGACGTCGCCCTGTTCTTCCAGGACGAAGACAACATCATCGGCACGAGCTTTATGCCGTATGTGCAGAACGTTGCGGGCCTCACGGGCATCAACTATCGGTCGGAGCCCTATAAGTATCGCGAGGAGCAAGGCTGTTCCCTGGGCAAGGTCTTCCAGCCCTGCAAAGTGGACAAGCCGGAAGATCCTGCGACTCCGATCATCGAGTCACATGCCGGAGATCCTGTTCGGATCCATGTCATCGGAGCCAATAACGAACAGAACGGCATGTTCAGCATCGAGAAACATGAATGGCCGATTGAGCCCTTCATGCGGGGCGCCGACCAAATCAGCGTGGTCGAGTTCTCCGGTTCGGAAGTGCTGGATGCGTTCGTGTCGTCGGCGGGCGGACCCTATCGCCTGCCCGGGGACTACGTGTACAGCAACCAACGGTTGCCGTACTCCCAGTCCGGTCAGTGGGGCTACCTCCGCGTGTTGCCGTCCGGCGACCAGAGGTTGTTGCCGTTGGCCGGTGCCGGTGCCGGGATGAAGAGTGCATCGCTGGAACAGGCAGCGCACGCCATTCCGGTCGCGACGAAATAAGAACCGAATCCCACACGGGTCTTGCCTTTCAGGCAAGACCCGTGTGGTTCAGTTCCTCTGCAGTTGGATGTGGGGGAGGCTGTAGAGCCTCCCCCTTTTTCTTTGGTGAGGCCTTTTGGTACGATGGAAAAGTTGTTACCTGGCTCTCGCTGTATCATCAGCGTCAAAGGACTCATCTTTCTGGAGGCTGGAATGAAACGGGTTGCGCTGCTAGGGCTCTGGTGGTGGCTGACGATCGGGGCCTCCTTCGCTTGGGCTTACGAAGAGGTGCCGGTCGTCGATGGAGGTACCGTCGCAGGGAAGATCCGGATTACCGCGGGGAAAGCCACGCCCAAGGGATTCAACTTGATCACATTTCCCGATCCCGTCTATTGCGGTCGGATTTCAACCGGAACGGGCTGGCGTATTCTGAAGGAATTTGATGTGGCGGCCGACGGAGGGCTCAAGGACGTTGTCGTGTGGCTGTCTGACGTCGCAAAGGGGAAACCGTTCAAGTTCGAACCTCAAACGATCGAGGCCAGAGATTGCCGGTTTCTCCCGTTTGTGACGGTGGTCCAGGATCGGGCGGATGTGATCATCATGAACATGGATCCGGTGATGCACGATATCCAGGCCTACGAGACGTCTCATCTGGGTCCCCGTGTGCTGTTCAACACTCCGCTCCCCATGAATCCTCATCATAAGCGCAAGGTTGGAGCCGATTCCCATGAGCATCTCGCCGGTGAACCGGTGAAGGAGACGATTCACATGACGAAAGGCCGGAAGTTTTTCGTCATGCAGTGCGGATTCCATGCGTACATGGAAAGCTGGGGGCTGGCCATCGAGAACCCCTATTATCACGTGACTGGAACAGACGGCACGTTTTCATTGGCCGACGTGCCGGCCGGGGAGTATGTGCTGACGGCATGGCATCCAGGCGTCGGGACCGTATTGGAGAAGAAGATCACAGTTTCCGCGAAGGAGACGGTGCAGGCCGATTTTCTGTTCGAATCCCCCAAGGGACGGCGAAGCGCGCACGAAATCGAGGAGAACCCGCACTTCGGGCTGCAAGCGTTGGGGAAGGCGGTCGACATCCGGCCCACGCTTGAGCTGCAGGTCCCCTGAATGATCGGACGCCAGGGAGAAAGGGGAATGATGATGCGACACCGATTCGCAGGTGTGCTGTTCGCAAGTTTGGGGGTCCTGTGCGGTTGGCCTGCTGGCCTCGGCTTTTCCTATGACGTCGTTGACGTGCAGCATGCGGGAACCATCGAGGGCACGGTGGTCCTCGACGGACCGGTTCCCGAGCCGAAGGGGTTCAACCTCATCACCTTTCCGGACCCGGCCTACTGCGGACGCATCTCCAACGGGCAGGGATGGCGGCTGCTGTACGACTTCGTCGTGGGCGAGAACAACGGGCTGAAGGATGCGATTGTCTTGCTGGAAGGTGTGGAGGCCGGTAAACCCTTTGAGGTCTCCGTACCATTGATCGAGGCGCGCGACTGCATGTTCAAACCCTTCATGACGATCGTGCGCAATGGGCATGCTGTCGAAGTGATCAACATGGATCCAGTGATGCACGACATTCAAGGATACGAGACCTCCATCGAGGCTGGGGCCCGAGTCCTGTTTAATACGCCGTTGGTCATGAATCACCAGCACCGTCGCGGTGATCTCCATGCCATCCACAATCATGCCCCCGGCAAGTCTCTCGTCGGACCGGTGTATCTCAACAGGGGGCGCAGGACGTTTTACATGCAATGTGGGTTTCATGCCTACATGGAGAGTTGGGCCATGGCGGTGAACAATCCCTATTACACGTTGACGGACGGTAATGGGAAGTTCACGATCGGAGACGTTCCTCCCGGCAC belongs to Nitrospira sp. and includes:
- a CDS encoding multicopper oxidase domain-containing protein, which produces MFPHQQEVRVPTRILGAMAAATLLWVPLASAESSPSHVAMNHQLPAWAEQLKGQTIVEDTMSGKGDRAAMVEQQHQRVMEHLAQDPQIQGINTGMYNTTSMMHQYGAGGQDMLLVSDPRVEPVSTTGGGKCPATAPVKQYNVSAINVEITLNQWLDFYPGYMYVLEENLDKVRAEENKNKEAREKEGFDPGAVIPGVQAQWIQPLVIRGNQGDCVKIKLANKLEEGGGPVSLHIHGSSMVVSATGAAATTTNPDTIVDEKKSVDFEWYIHPSTQEGVRQFHTFSQDRELTVMGMFGAFVVEPRGSNYLEALGSGDATPANSGWQVMIQNGTGPDFREFVLIYHEVGDEAFRPVNKKGDFLPQRDPLTDAYRPGGRAINYRSEPFGINNMHVQHEYFGFEDESMGYSSYTFGDPSPTIPRSYMGDPAKFRLVHGGSEVFHSHHPHGGTIRWPRSPRAIDDMNLWATAVNGPVKYPVIRHKTDRVDVEVIGPSEALDLETECGSGLCQQLAGDFLFHCHVAHHYVAGMWGYWRVYNTIQQGDLRNDVMPDLRELPDRKGRIKTPISSDKLIGQTVDWFGSQFKIVDKGKSNWKGNPATITIKDWVEMQLPTAGKPGHKDDEKGQIVSYDATVLDWIWEGTRAMSEKESTTDNPKYKSTHPGKRHPIMFEPLTGKVAWPHLTPHFGKRVMFSPNHVGAPWLEMIRRDAGGDESVDQAVPGENGNWSLCPVNAGRKNYNVHFIKLPIKIAKAQGKEPPVVDPNGLIYVLHEEEAAIRANDDLKYPLVVRGNIYDCVDWTLTSEWDDDDYTNFQSSKINTHWHFLQFDNQASDGVITGFSYEQSVRPFTMLEKKNAKGLPAPMNTVLSAAAKKGTTTLTVKNAKQYHVGILILVGADNVKGNEVSRIKAINGNTITLAKGLKNDHPANDIVTVEFVRQRFWVDADVGTVFWHDHAFGATTWPHGGFGTFIAEPVGSTYHDPKTGKLVWSGPIADIHTNEPVGHGVNNSFRELMVQVHDTVPHTVNIVTAGNPPGQPVEVALEAGKTVSFMMPEKLYMTPMPFLNGGTHTTGSGLNFRAGPIAQRLATNPDVSQAFNSQIHGDPYTPLLRAYTGDTMVFRLLHTLMNETMTWTLSGHTFWSERYASDANRKNSIHIGIAERYDLVVPEAGGPRHLAGDYIHFNGRSSKFSEGGWGIIRVYDKEQADLKKLPAGFSVKGEIPKALPVCPADAPVKTFNVVAMDYPSMKFNAKAPESIEVDFERKIQITNPEAKIYALEEDVAKVSGEAQPMPLTLRVNVGDCVKVNLKNKMKGSKASFSAIGLVFDPKDSMGANVGNNPGDQTIAAGGERTYTYYADPFNGETTSLVWDWGNVMTNPRNGLFGAIVVGPKGSKYRDPKTGADLTNKNAWAADVIIDRTVPGNEMRANYRDVALFFQDEDNIIGTSFMPYVQNVAGLTGINYRSEPYKYREEQGCSLGKVFQPCKVDKPEDPATPIIESHAGDPVRIHVIGANNEQNGMFSIEKHEWPIEPFMRGADQISVVEFSGSEVLDAFVSSAGGPYRLPGDYVYSNQRLPYSQSGQWGYLRVLPSGDQRLLPLAGAGAGMKSASLEQAAHAIPVATK
- a CDS encoding carboxypeptidase-like regulatory domain-containing protein; the encoded protein is MMMRHRFAGVLFASLGVLCGWPAGLGFSYDVVDVQHAGTIEGTVVLDGPVPEPKGFNLITFPDPAYCGRISNGQGWRLLYDFVVGENNGLKDAIVLLEGVEAGKPFEVSVPLIEARDCMFKPFMTIVRNGHAVEVINMDPVMHDIQGYETSIEAGARVLFNTPLVMNHQHRRGDLHAIHNHAPGKSLVGPVYLNRGRRTFYMQCGFHAYMESWAMAVNNPYYTLTDGNGKFTIGDVPPGTYQLVVWHPQTGPGTAKMVTVQADGTVVEHLSLPAPKGNRTSYKVMHNPRFGPESLGYSVEINPLVEHQH
- a CDS encoding carboxypeptidase-like regulatory domain-containing protein — protein: MEKLLPGSRCIISVKGLIFLEAGMKRVALLGLWWWLTIGASFAWAYEEVPVVDGGTVAGKIRITAGKATPKGFNLITFPDPVYCGRISTGTGWRILKEFDVAADGGLKDVVVWLSDVAKGKPFKFEPQTIEARDCRFLPFVTVVQDRADVIIMNMDPVMHDIQAYETSHLGPRVLFNTPLPMNPHHKRKVGADSHEHLAGEPVKETIHMTKGRKFFVMQCGFHAYMESWGLAIENPYYHVTGTDGTFSLADVPAGEYVLTAWHPGVGTVLEKKITVSAKETVQADFLFESPKGRRSAHEIEENPHFGLQALGKAVDIRPTLELQVP